The Miscanthus floridulus cultivar M001 chromosome 7, ASM1932011v1, whole genome shotgun sequence genome includes a region encoding these proteins:
- the LOC136465594 gene encoding ammonium transporter 3 member 2-like has product MYRSEVVYVIRLSAGFAGFTAAYWVGPRAHKDRERFPPSNILFTLTGAGLLWMGWAGFNGGGPYAANVVASMSVLNTNICTAMGLIVWTCLDVVFFNKPSVVGAVQGMITGLVCITPAAGDPIGWAAMVMGVLAGSVPWYTMMILHKRSRLLMHVDDTLGVTHTHGVVGLLGGLLTGLLADPTLCALFLPLTNSQGAFYGGAAGAAQLGKQLAGALFVIGWNVSVTSIICVATNAVVPLRMTEDKLEVGDDAVHGEEAYELWGDGELYDVTEHGPRGAAAVAPVSTTPN; this is encoded by the exons atgtacagaTCTGAGGTAGTGTACGTCATCCGCCTCTCCGCTGGGTTCGCCGGGTTCACGGCCGCCTACTGGGTGGGTCCCCGGGCGCACAAGGACAGGGAGAGGTTCCCACCCAGCAACATCCTGTTCACGCTCACCGGCGCGGGTTTGCTGTGGATGGGGTGGGCCGGGTTCAACGGCGGCGGGCCGTACGCCGCCAACGTAGTGGCGTCCATGTCAGTGCTCAACACCAACATCTGCACCGCCATGGGCCTCATCGTCTGGACATGCCTCGACGTCGTCTTCTTCAACAAGCCGTCCGTCGTGGGCGCCGTCCAGGGCATGATCACCGGACTCGTCTGCATCACGCCCGCCGCAGGTGATCCCATC GGGTGGGCAGCCATGGTgatgggcgtgctggccggcagCGTCCCGTGGTACACGATGATGATCCTGCACAAGCGGTCTCGGCTGCTGATGCACGTGGACGACACGCTGGGCGTCACCCACACGCACGGCGTGGTGGGGCTCCTGGGCGGCCTGCTCACGGGGCTCCTCGCCGACCCCACCCTGTGCGCGCTCTTCCTGCCCCTCACCAACTCCCAGGGCGCCTTCtacggcggcgccgccggcgccgcgcaGCTCGGCAAGCAGCTGGCGGGCGCGCTCTTCGTCATCGGATGGAACGTGTCCGTCACCTCGATCATCTGCGTCGCCACCAACGCCGTCGTCCCGCTGCGCATGACCGAGGACAAGCTCGAGGTCGGTGACGACGCCGTCCACGGCGAGGAGGCGTACGAGCTCTGGGGCGACGGCGAGCTCTACGACGTCACAGAGCACGGCccgcgcggcgccgccgccgtcgcgcccGTGTCCACGACCCCGAATTGA